The nucleotide sequence ctcccggggtcacgccattctcctgcctcagcctctcgagtagctgggactacaggcgcccgccacctcgcccggctagttttttgtattttttagtagagacggggtttcaccgtgttagccaggatggtctcgatctcctgacctcgtgatccgcccgtctcggcctcccaaagtgctgggattacaggcgtgagccaccgcgcccggccctttttttttttttttttttttgagacagagtctcactctgtcaccaggctggagtgcagtggtgcaatctcggctcactgcaacctccacctcccaggttcacgccattctcctgcctcagcctcccaagtaactgggactacaggtacccaccaccacgcccagctaattttttgtatttttagtagagacggggtttcaccgtgttggccaggatggtcttgatctcttgacctcgtgatctgcccgtcttggcctcccaaagtgctgggattacaggcgtgagccaccacccccggcctgcCCAGGGGTTTTCAAACCATGAAAAGATCAAGTGAATTATTTGCAGAGCACAAGAGACTCAGCTGGGGCTCAAACCTGGGGCTGCTGAACTCAGTCCCTGGAAGCCCCTGCCCAAGCCTGGGCCTGAAGGAGAAAGGCCATGGTAAAAGGCCACCTGGGTTAGCCCAGCTCAGCTGAGGCCACAGCTGCTGTCATCCCAGGCTCCCTGGCCAGCCCTGCGCTGACACATCCTGCCCACTTCCAGGGAAGGGATTATTGCTCCAACGTCTCCAGATAACAGCCGGCACACAGGGCTACAACGGGGACCCACAGACAGGCGTCCCAGCCCCCCGCCAGCGGCACCATGGCTTTCCTCTGGATCCTCTCCTGCTGGGCCCTCCTGGGCACCGCCTTCGGTGAGGGCCGGGCCCCGCGGAGGCTGAAGGGTTGTCTCCCCTCACTCCCAGCCCCGAGGCCAGCAAGGGGCAGCAGGGTCCCAGTTCCCAGTTTAGTTGTGCACCACAGTGTGGGCCTGGGCGAGTCACCGGCTCCATCTCTGCCGTGGGCACTGCAAGACCTGCACCAGGTCACAGCTTCCCTCCCAGGCTCAGCTGCCACCTCGGAGCTCAGGAGCTGGGGAGTCCCGCTCCCCTTCCTCACCCCCAGCCGACCTGAGGCTCCCAGGGGAGGAGGTAGGTGTCTGGGGGGCCGCCCTGAGGCCTTCAGGAAACCCCCCAACAGTCAGTGGCCCCAGTACAGGCTTGGGTGGTGAGCATGTGGGCAGCTAGGGCTTGGCACCGTTCAGTCCAAACCTTTCAGGCGAGCCTCATCCCTTTAAACTCCTGCTTACGGAGCACTTCCCGGGTGCCAGGAGCAGAGCTGGCGCTCTGCCTGCTCACTCTTCCAAACCTGAGAGGTCAGAAACGGTGTGATCCCCACTTTGCTGATGGGGACACTGAGCGGCTTAGCTGGGCAGGGAGGGAGCCAGGGTCAAATCCACAGAGTCTGGCCTCCCAGCCTGAGTGTCGGGACTGCACGCTCCACCTGTGTGGCTTCTCTGAACTGAGGAGGGGTCAACACCCCATTCCTCAGCAGCCCACAGTCCAGTGCCTTGGACTCAATTGTACCCGGAGATTCCAGCACTGGCGAGAGGAGAGCCAGGGCCAACTTCTCAGAGGAGGGGATGTGGGAGCCAGCCTAGGTCCCAGAGACTGGAAAAGAGTTGGGAGTGAGAGGACGCTGGAGCACTGAGACCTGGGTGAGTGGTACCCACCCCTCCGCCCACTCCTGCCCCCAGGCTGTGGGGTCCCCGCCATCCCCCCCGTGCTCAGCGGCCTGTCCAGGATCGTCAATGGGGAGGACGCCGTCCCTGGCTCCTGGCCCTGGCAGGTGTCCCTGCAGGTGAGGGGGATTCTGCAAGGCAGTGGGCACCCTGGGTGGGGGCCAGGCTGGGGGTGCCGCCAGGTGGGAGTTGCTGACCCTCCCCATCTTCCTGCCAGGACAAAACCGGCTTCCACTTCTGCGGAGGTTCCCTCATCAGCGAGGACTGGGTGGTCACCGCCGCCCACTGCGGGGTCAGGTGAGGACCGGGCAGCCTCGGGCTCTGCTTCCAGCCCAGCTGGGTGGGAGGGGAGCAGGGCATGTTCTCTCACCCACAATGCTCTGCCCAGGACCTCCAATGTGGTCGTGGCCGGGGAGTTTGACCAGGGCTCTGATGAGGAGAACATCCAGGTCCTGAAGATCGCCAAGGTACCCAGGCCCCGTGCAGCAGAGGGCAGGGGCAGCGGGCACGGGGGGAGATCCCTCGGCTGCTTCAGGGACAGGTGCCCAGTGGGGCCGGCCCAGCCTCGTGGTTCCCATTCCGGCCCTGGGGATGGACTGCTCCTTAATGGGCACCAGGGAAGGAGTCTGTGTCCTCGAAGCCTGCAGGTCCTGCCTCCTCCCAGGGCCTCACTCTGGCACTCCGGCCCCCACCCCCAGGTCTTCAAGAACCCCAGCTTCAGCATTTTCACCGTGCGCAATGACATCACCCTGCTGAAGCTGGCCACACCCGCCGTCTTGTCCCAGACGGTGTCCGCCGTGTGCCTGCCCAGCGCCGACGATGACTTCCCCACGGGGACAGTGTGCGTCACCACAGGCTGGGGCAAGACCAAGTACAACGGTGAGGGGCCGCGGGGCTGCCTCTGGGGTCGGGGCTGCCTGGCTGTGGAGTGCCCCCGTGACTGTTTGGCTCTAAATTCCAACACCCTCCTAACTTTCCGTTCTTTATTGATAATCCTCTGAAT is from Macaca fascicularis isolate 582-1 chromosome 20, T2T-MFA8v1.1 and encodes:
- the LOC102147021 gene encoding chymotrypsinogen B2 translates to MAFLWILSCWALLGTAFGCGVPAIPPVLSGLSRIVNGEDAVPGSWPWQVSLQDKTGFHFCGGSLISEDWVVTAAHCGVRTSNVVVAGEFDQGSDEENIQVLKIAKVFKNPSFSIFTVRNDITLLKLATPAVLSQTVSAVCLPSADDDFPTGTVCVTTGWGKTKYNANKIPDKLQQAALPLLSNAQCRKFWGSKITEMICAGASGVSSCKGDSGGPLVCQKDRAWTLMGIVSWGSGTCSTSSPGVYTHVTKLIPRVQEILAAN